Genomic window (Halorhodospira halophila):
ATGACGAAGGCACTCGCCACGCCCATGGGAAAGGCCGTGCCCAGCTTGCCCGACACCCCGAGGATGGGGCAGATGCCGAGGAACAGGGCGAGCACGAAGTTGTTGATGATCGCCGCATTGAGGAAGATGTAGCTTAGGGAATCAGCGTCCATCGGCGGTCGCCTCCTTACCGGCAGCGGCGCGCTTGTTCTGCCGCTCCTTGATCCAGGCAAAGAGCAGCAGCCAGCCGGCGAGCACGAAGAACCCGCCCGGCGGCAGCAGCATGATCACCCAGGGCTCGAAACTGTCGGCGAAGACCTGAATACCTAGGATCTCCCCCGCCCCGAGGAGCTCACGCACAGTCCCGAGGCAGAGCAGTGCCAGCGTGAAACCGGCCCCGACGCCGAGGGCGTCAATCAGCGTCTTACCCAGCGGCTTGCGCGACGCGAACGCCTCGGCCCGGCCGAGGATCATGCAGTTGGCCACGATTAGCTGAATGAACGCCCCGAGGGCGTTGTAGATATCCAGGCTGATCGCCTGAATCGCGTAGTCGACCACCGTGACGAAGCTCGCGATGATCACGATATAGGAGGCGATGCGCACCTCCTTGGGGATGAAATCGCGCAGAATGGAGACCAGCCCGGTGGAGCAGACCAACACGAGGGTCGTAGCCAGCCCCATCGCCAGCGCGTTCTCGGTGGTGTTGGTCACGGCCAGCACCGGGCACATCCCCAGGAGCATCACGAAAACGGGGTTCTCCCGCCAGATGCCGCTGAGGAAGGTATCCATGGTGATCGGTTCTTGCTCACGCTTGGCAGCCATCACTCATTCCTTTCCAGCTCGGACCAGTGCCCCTGGAGCTGCGGCAGTCGCTCGTCCGCGCTCCGGTGCAGCATGTCTCCGATGGCTTCGGCGGAGACGGTGGCCCCAGTGATCCCGTCAATATCGCCGGGATCCTCGCGCTCTCCCGGGTCTACGGTGCGGATGCCGTGCTTCAGTCCGGTACCGTCCTCATTCAGTGAGGCGTCCAACCCTTCGATACTGCCCAGGAAGTCCGGATCGGTCTCGATCCGGTCCCCCAGACCCGGCGTCTCCTGGCTCTCCAGGACGGACATGCCGACAATGCACGCGCAGGACGGGTCGTAGCCGTAGAGGATGCGGATCACATCCGCATACCCTCGCCCCGAGGCCTCCAGCGCCACTCCGGCCAGGGCGCCGTCCTCGGTATAGCCGGCGTGGATGATCGGGCCTCGCTCCTGGGCGTCCTCCTTCGGCACCGGGCCCTCGTCGGTCAGCACGAAATCCCGGCGTTGCGTAGCCCCGGGGATGACGTCGAAGACCGCCTGCTGCAGCGCCCGTTCGTGGTTCTCGGCGATGATCGGCCGGGTCCACTCGACCACGCTGACCACCAGCAGCCCGGCGAACAGCGCGATCACCCCCAGCGTCCCGATCAAACGCAGGCTGGAGGTCGGCGTCGGCGCCACCTGCTGGGACTGGGCTGCTTCGCTCATTGCCCCCTCCTCTTGCGCAGGCCATACATCCGCGGCTGGGCAATGCGCTCGATCAGCGGCACCGCCGCATTACCGAGCAGGATCGCGTACATCACACCCTCGGGAAGACCACCGAAAAAGCGGATAATGACCGTCAGGAAGCCGATCAGGATGCCGTAGATCCAGATTCCGGCCGGCGTTACCGGCGACGAGGACATATCGCTGGCCATGAAGAAGGCGCCCAGCATCAGGGCCCCGGAGGCCAGCACGAAGAGCGGATCCGGGTAGGCGGCGGGATCCAGGGCGTAAAACACGCCGGCCGTGGCCGCGGCACTGCCCAGCACCGAGACCGGCACGCGCCAGTTCACCGCGCCACGCAGCACAAGGAAAAGGCCGCAGACGAGGACCAACAGCGCCGAGGTCTCCCCGGCCGAGCCGGCGATGGTCCCGAGCATGAGGTCCCACGTTTCGGTGGCGATCTGCCCCTCGAACTTCCACTCGGCCAGCGGGGTCGCCGTTGTGTACGCGTCCACCGAATCCGGCGTCATGAACGGCAGGGCCAGCGTCGACGGCAGAAACTCCGTGAAACGATCAGCCAGGCCGGCCTGCGTCCAAGTGGAAGACGCCTCGGGGAAGGCCGCGGCGGCGAAGGCACGGCCAAGCAGCGCCGGGTTGAACGGGTTGTAGCCCAACCCCCCGAACAGCGCCTTGCCCAGGGCGATGGCCACGAAAGCCGATACCGCCGCCATCCACAGCGGGAAGGCCGGCGGCAGCGTCAGGGCCAGCAACAGCCCGGTAATGACCGCACTGTAGTCCCCGATCGTACTCGCACGACCCGATAGCTGATTGAACAGCTGCTCGGTCAGGACCGCCGTGACGGTGGTCACCACTAGCAGTGCGGCGACACTGATGCCGAACTGGTAGACCGAGAAGGCACACACCGGCAGCAGAGCCAGGACCACCGAGCGCATGATGCGCTCGACCGTGTCCGGCTCCTTGATGTGGGGCGATGTCTTGATCTCGATACGCGGGCGCATTAAGAGGCTCGCTCCCGATTCAGCGATTTGGCAATCCGGAAGTACTGCACCAGTGGGATGTTCGAGGGGCAGACGTAACTGCAACAGCCGCACTCGAAGCAGTCATTGAGATGGAAGCGCTCTTCCATGGCCTCGTACTGCCGCTTGGCTGCAAGCCGCCCGAGCTCAGCCGGGTTGAGCCCCACCGGACACACCTCCACACAGCGACCGCAGCGGATGCACGGCTGCGTCGGCGGGCGATCGGTCTCATCGCCGACCCCCTCGGGCAGCACCAGCACCCCCGAGATCCCCTTCGTGACCGGCACATCCAGGAACGCCACCGTGTTCCCCATCATCGGCCCACCGAGGATGATTCGGCTCGGATCATCTCCCTCGAAGCCGACCTCCTCGAGCAGGTAGCGCAGCGGCGTGCCGACAGGGACCCGATAGTTGCCGGGGCGTTCCACGCCGGGACCGGCCACGGTGATGACGCGCTCGATCAGCCCCTCCCCGCGCGGGAGCAGGTACCCGAGCTGCGCCATGGTGCCGATGTTGTTGACCACGGCCCCGATCTCGTAGGGCAGGCCACCCGAGGGCACCTCCCGGTCAAGTAGGGCCTTGATCAACATCTTCTCCGAGCCTTGGGGGTACTTGGACTTGAGCTGCACCACCCGGATGGCGTCTTCTTCGGCGACCGCCTGCTGCAGCGCGGCGACGGCATCGGGCTTGTTGTCCTCGACGCCGATCACCGCCTCCGGAGCACCCACCGCCCGCATCGCCAAGCGCACGCCGGCGATGATGGACTCGGTGGCTTCGATCATCAGCCGGTGGTCGGTACTGAGAAAGGGCTCGCATTCGCAGCCGTTGACCACCAGCGTGTCGATGGCGTAGCCCTCCGGCACCGAAAGCTTCAGGTGGGTAGGAAACGACGCCCCCCCCTGCCCGACGATCCCGGCGTCCTGAATGGCCTCGATGAGCTCCTGACGCGAGAGGGCATCGAGATCCCGCTCCCGGCTCCAGCGCACCACCTGACTATCGCCCGGAGCCGTGCGCAGGAGAATCGCCTCGGTCTTGGGACCGCGGGCGGTGGGCATGAGCTCGACCCCCTCCACGGTACCGGTCACCGGGGCGTGGATCGGAACCGAGGGCCAGCCATCCGCCTCGGCGATCGGCTCACCGCGGCTCACCTCCTGCCCACGGGTCACCAGCGACCGCGCCGGACGCCCGAAGTGCTGCGTCAGCGGCAGCACCATGCGCGGGGCAAACGACAGACGCCGAATGGGCTGCTTGCGGGTCTGATCCTTGCGCCCCGGGGGCTCAATCCCCCGGGGGAAGGTCAGTCCACCCAGAAAGGACAGCACGCTCATGGTCAGTTGAACTTCTCTGCCCGCTTGATGAGCTTGTCCAGGCCCGGCTCGTTCGGGTCGAACGGGGTGCCCGGGTGGATCGCGAACGAGGCGCACTTCTCCGCCGCGCGGACGATGTCCTTGAACGACGCCCCCTTCGGATCCTTCACAACGACCTGCTTGTTGTCGTCGTACTCAAAAACGCCGGGGGCGATGTCGATGCAGTCATCGCACGCGGTGCACTCGTTGCTCTCCACCCACACCGGATCGTGGGCTGCGGTGGGCGCGGCATCGGCAGCGCCCCCGTCATCGGCCCCCTGACCCTGCGCGCCCGCGGAGGACACCGCCGACTCGGGGGCGGCGAGCGCGCCGGCCAGCTGGCCGGAATCCTCGCCGCTGGCCATGGAGACCAGGGCCGCGCTGATCCGTTGCGCCATCTCCTGACGCGTCCGGGCAGCCACGGCCTGCTCATCGACCTCTTCACGATCCAGTCCGAGCAGACCCTTGAGCTGATGCCAGAAGTCACGTCGCTCCTCGGTCGAGCGGACCAGCTCCTCGGAGACGATGACCCGGACCAGTCGGTTCTGCTTGTCCACGGCCCAGATGTAGGGGAACAGGCCCTCGCGATCCTCTTCGTCGAGCTCCAGCAGCTCCACCAGCGGGATCATGTCGTCGTTCCACTTCTCCGGCGGCACCTGCTTGAAGTGCTTGCGGAAGCGACCCTCGGTCAGCGCGAAGTCGGCAAAGGTCATGGGTAGTTCCATGCTCTGCTCCGCGCCCTCCTCGTCGAGGTAGTTGAGGGTGTACGTCGGCCAGTCCTGCTCGACCTCAGGGTTACCCTCGAGATCACTGCACTCGCGGAACGTGGTGCCGCGATCCGGGTTGTAGCGGAACAGCGGGTAGGCCCGGCCGTCCACTGCCATACGCGACTGCATGAAGGCCACATCGTCCCCCACTCCGTGCTCCGGCGGGCAGACGGCGTAGACGTTGAACACCGCTGGACGCCGGGTGTTGAGACCCTCGATGAAGCTCTCCAGCAGGTGCGTGACGTTGGCGATGGTCCCCTGCGCGACATAACTGGTGCGGTGGGCCATGCCGATGAGGCTGATCTCCTTGCGGATCTCGTTCTTGCCCTTCCAGGCCTTGCCGTAGGGCGCCATGTCCGAGACCTGGCTGATGAACCCAGAGGTGCAGGCCTGGCCACCGGTGTTGGAGTAGACCTGGGTATCGAGCACCAGCACCTTCACCGGCTTCCCGGACATCATGGCCCGCGACAGGTTTTGGAAGCCGATGTCGTACATGGCGCCGTCGCCGCCCAGGCTGACCACCGGCGGGCACAGGGCGTACTCCTCGTCGGTGAAGTTCTCCCAGTTGAACTGGGCGAAGAACGCGTCGTGCTCGGCCGGATCGTACTTGCCGGCGAGTTCGAGTTCGGCCATGCGGATGGCCTTGAAGCCATCGGCCATCTTCGACATGTGCCCCTCGAAGATGCCCACTGCCATCGACGGGCTGTCCTGGAACAGGTGGCTGGTCCACGGGAACGGATAGGGGTTGTAGGGATACGTGCTCCCCCAGACCGAGGTGCAGCCTGTGGCGTTGATCACGCCCATGTGGGTACGGCCGCGGCCGGTCGGCCCCTCGGTGTAGCGCCAGCGCAGATCCTTGAGCCGGGCCAGCACGTCGGTAGCCCACTTCAGCCAGTCGGGATCCACAGTCTGGCTGCCCCGCCCCTCATCCAGCGTGCCGGACAAGCGCGAGAGCGTCAGGTCACGGTCCGAGTGTGCCTGGATGGCCTCGTGGACCGCGTGGACGTCGGAGATATCCATGCCTTCGGCCAGCTTGAGGCGGATGTGCTGCTCCAGCCGGGCGATCAGGTCGTCAATCTTCTTGACGTGCTCCTTGACCCGGGGCTGCATCAGCGCCGAGACCGTGGAGGTAAACAGGTGCACCGCGGTCTTCTCGCCGCAGCCCAGGCATGCGCCGTCGCCGGCGTTCAACGACTCGTAGTTGGTCTTATCGAGCAGCAGCGTCTCCAGGGCGCCGATGCCCTCATCCAGGTCGTCGATGCGGATGTAATCCTTGCTGGTGCTCGGCAGATCAAGCCAGAAGTCCCAATTGCGCCGCATTCGGTCGACGTCGTCCTGGGTCTGTGTCACCGCCTCGAGGGCACCCTCGTCACAGATGCGGACGCACTCCATGCACCCCTTGCAGGTATACGGATTGACCGCCAGGGAGAACAGACCGCCACTGCCGGGGCTGCGCTTCTCCTGCGCGGAGAAGAACGGCTTGGTGACGGCGAACTGGAAGTCGCCGATCTGCTCGCGCAGCGATGCCAGCTCCCGCTCCAGACGCTCCTTATCGCCGCCATCGAGCGTGCTATCGGCCAGCAGGCGCTGGATGGAGTCGTCGAGTTCAGCGTGGAAGTCGGCCTCCTCGCCGGCCTCGAGCAGCGCACTGCGCAGCCGCTTCTCAAGATCGCGCACGGCGCGCCGCAGATGGCGTGTCGGCTGGGTCTTCTCGATACGACGCACGCCGGTGTCGAAGATCTCGCCGATGCTGTTGACCAGCCCGGGCAGTGCGGTGTCCGGACAGACCGCGTAGCAGTCCCCGCAGGCCGTGCACTTGGCCGGATCCCAGGCGGGGTACTCGAAGCGTACCTGGGTCATGTCCCGGTAGATCGCCGTGGACGCCGGGATCAGCGACTGCGCCATGAAGGGATCGGCCAGGTTGTCACTGCCCTGCCCGGCGACATAGAAGCTGCCGGTCTGCTCCCAGAAACGGTGGATATCCGAACGCGCATCCTCGGACTTGGGCAGACGCTTGAGCATCACCGGCATCTCCGGCATGGCCCGCTGCTCGCCCGAAGCCGGCGCCACGGCACCGCTGAGGGTCTTGTCGGTGATCTCCACCAGTTCATCGAAGCCGCGGCGGACCACCCGCAGGTTGTCCTCCACCACGCGGCGCCCCTTGCTGCCGAACTTCTGCTCGAGCTGCTCCTCGATAGCGCGGAAAAGTGAGTCACGTGTCAGGCCGCGGCGCTGCATAAGCGGCGACGACGCGAAAAACGCGCCCTGGAAGGCAATGCCCTGCATGCGGAACTGCAGATCGGCATCCGAGGCCTCGTCCCGGGCAATCTTGAACGCATCGAGATAGTAGACGTGGATATCGTTCTCGACGATGTAGCGCTGGGCCTCCGCCGGGAAGCTCTCCCAGACGGCTGCCGGCGAGTCCAGGTTCGACTGGATAACGAACGTCCCGCCCTTGGCCAGGCCGGCCAGCGGGTTGGAGTGATCGAAGACGTTCGGGTCCGGCGACAGGACAACCTCGACCTCCTTGAGCTCGCTGCTGACCCGGATTGGCTCCGGCGCAGCAGCCAGGTAATAGGTGGTCGGCTGCCCCTTCTTCTCGGAGCCGTACTTCGGGTTCGCCTTGATGTGGAAGTCGAGCAGGTCGAAGAGCGTCATGGCCAGGTTCTTGCCCGTGGTCATGGCGCCCCAACCGCCAACCGAGTGCAGCCGCGCGGTGATCGCCTCATCGGGCATCAGGCTCGGGTTCTCGGAACCGCGCAGTGCCATCTTCTCGATACCCGGGTAGGCCTCCTGCACCTTCTGCTGATGCACCTCCTGGGTGGGCGTCGCCGGGTTGGGCCGGATGAAGTCCACCGACAGGTAAAAGAACGTCTGCTGCGGCCCGTCGCCGAGCATGTTCTCCACGGCGGCGATCAGCCCCTCGGGCTGCAGGTCGCGCGAGCCCAAGCCGTAGGCACCGGAATAGATCCGCGGCATGTCCCCGCCGCCGAAGGACGGATAATCCGGGTACGGTTTGCCTTCCCCGGCGATGCGGTTCTCCAGGCACTTGGTCAGTGCCGCCCGGGTTTCGCGGGCCAGGGGCAGATCCTCGGCCAACGGCTGATCCGTGCGCTCGAGCACGGCGACGCCCTTGCGCCCCTTGAGCAGCTGGGCCAGGTCGGCGCCAGGGAAGGGACGGAACATGGTCAGATTGACCACGCCCACCGGGATGCCGCGCGTATCCCGCAGGTAATCGGCCACCGCCTCGGCAGTGGCCACCATGCTGCCCTGACCGACAATGACGTACTCGGCGTCGTCCATCCGGTAACCGGAGACCCGGTTGTAGCGCCGGCCGGTCAGCTGGGAGAACTCCTCCATGCAGGCGTCGGCGATCTCGGGCAGGTGGGCGTAGAAGTACGGCCGCTGGGCAGCCACCTGCTGCATGTAGGCGTCCTGGTTCTGCACCGAACCGGAGAGCATCGGGTTGTCGACATCCCAAATGGCGGGGATACGGCGGCGCTGCTCGCCATAGAGCATCCGCTGCGCCGGGGTCGGACAGTCGATGATATCGTCGGCACTGCCCAGGTACTCCTGGATCAGCTCCCGCTCGGGGATGCGCAGCGACTCGATCAGGTGAGTGGTCAGGAAGCCGTCCTGACCGACGATACCCGGGTTGAGCGCCAGCTCGGCGATCTTGTGGGAGATGATGTTCAGGTCCGCCGCCTCCTGGGCGTTCTTGGCGAAGACCTGGAAGAAGCCGGTGTCGTCGACGCAGTGGTAGTCGTCGTGGCCGGCATGGACGTTGAGCGCGCCCTTGGTGATGGCGCGGCAGCCCATGTTGAGGATGTACGGCAGTCGCTTGCCGGCAGCGGCATAGAGCGATTCGTGCATGAACGCCACGCCCTGCGCCGACGAGAAATTAATCGCCCGCAGGCCGGTCATCGACAGCCCGGCGGTCATCGCCGCAGCGGCGTGCTCGGACTCCGGCTCGATGAAGATCAGCGAGCGACCGGAGACATTGATATGACCCTTGGAGACCTCCTCGGCCCACATCTCACCCATGTCCGTGGACGGAGTGATCGGGTAGGCGCCGGCGGCGTCCGAGGATTCGCGCTCGCACTGGATGACGGCACTGTTGCCGTCCATCGCCCCGCGAATCCCCTGATACTTCATCAGGTCCTGCGACGTAGTGCGCTTGAAAAGCATATCGCCTCCCCTAGCTTGCCCGGTCCGTCCGGACCGGTGCTCATTTCGAAATCTGTGTACCTGTAACCGCCAGACGCCACACCGCGGCGCCGGCCCGCGCGCATGCCGGCCGGCCAGCCATGCGGGCTGTAGCGCTGTGCCTCAGACGCGAGGCAGGGGTTCCATGCGCGGTAGAGGTTCTTTGCGGGTGATCTTCCGTGCGCCCGCACCCCGTCGGGGCTCACCGTCTTCCAACCAGACAATGGCGCCCGTTGGACAACGTTCGATCGCCACTGGTGAGGCCAGGTCGTTCTTGCTGTAGTCGATCACCGCCAGGTTATTTTCCATGCGGATCAGACCTTCCGGCGCGTCGGCTGCACAGCGCCCGCAGGCAGTGCAGACGACCTCACAGTGGGATTCGGCCTCGTCCTGCGGATCCTGGTTGCGGCAATTGATCCACAGGCGGTGGCTTTCGGGTTGCAGGCTGAAGAGGTCTTTTGGACAGATTTCGACGCAATCACCGCAGCCGGTGCATTTTTCGGCATCCACGATCGGCAGGCCATACCGGTTGAGCTCAATGGCGTCGAAACCGCACTCGTCCTCGCAGTCACCAAGGCCGAGACAGCCCCAGACACAGCCCTTGCCACCGCCGGCGACCAGCGCCGCCGCTCGACAGGACTTGAGCCCCTCGTAGCGCGCCCGGGTAGCCGCCACGTGGGTGCCGCCAGCGCAGGCCAGTCGGGCGATTAGCCGCTCCTGGTCGCCTACGCTGACACCGAGCAGGTCAGCGATCTGCTGATTCAACTCGGGGGAGTTGACTGTACACCGGGAAGGCTGGGTGTCGCCGTTGATCAGGGCTTCGGCAAACGGGCGACAGCCCGCGACCCCGCAGGCCCCGCAGTTCGCCCGAGGCAGCAGGTCCTCGATCTCGTCGATTCGCGGATCCTCGTAGACGTAGAGCCGCCGATTGGCCACGGCGAGCATCGCGGCCAGGAGGATACCCAGGCTCGCCATCACGCCGCCCGCCAGGGCGATCTGTGTCATTGCCGAAGTCACTCGCTGCGTCCCTTCCCGATGGTGTTAACGGTATTGTGCAGTGAACAATAGCGAGTGGAAATTACCCTCATAGAGGTCGACAGGTCAAATCCCGATGGGTTTTCCGGTGCCCGCGACCACCCGCTCGCGCGCGCGCGCTCCCATCATGTTGATCCCCCACCCCTTGCTCTCTATGCTCTACCGGCCTGAAATCGCAGTCCGGACAACGAGTCAGTCCCCAGGAGCAGTGCATGCCCGATCAATTCCTCACAGGCAATGAAGCCGTCGCCCAAGCCGCACTCGACGGCGCCGTGTCCCTGGGTACCGGCTATCCGGGAACCCCCTCGACCGAGATCCTCGAGCGCCTCGACCACCTCGGAGGGCGTGCCCAGTGGGCTCCCAACGAGAAGGTGGCCCTTGAGGTCGGCCTCGGCGTGGCCTACGGCAACGCCCGGGCCCTAGTGACTATGAAGCACGTCGGCCTCAACGTGGCCGCTGACGCGTTGTTCTCCGCTACCTACACCGGTGTAGCCGAGGGCCTGGTCATCGCCGTCGCCGACGACCCGGGAATGCACTCCAGCCAGAACGAGCAGGACACCCGCCGCTATGCCGAAGCCTCCGGGGCACCGATGCTCGAGCCCGGCGACAGCCAGGAGGCGTACGACTATACGCTCAAGGCCCTGGAACTCTCCGCTCGTTTCCAGTTGCCGGTGATCCTGCGTTTGACCACACGGATCTGCCACTCCAAGGGGCGGGTCCGCACCCGCACCGAACGGGCGCAGGTGCCCGCGCCGCGGTACGAGCGGGACATCCCCGGTCGGGTCATGATCCCTGGCTACGCGCGTCCGGCCCACGTCCGGCTGCGCGAACGCCTGGCCAACCTTGCGCGCTCCGAGGTGTCGGCGGAGCTGCTCGTCGAGGAGGGCGAGGATACGAGCCTGGGGATCATCGCCGACGGCGTGGCTGCAGCCCATGCCCGGGAGGCCGCCCCCGGAGCTCGCCTGCTCAAGCCGGGGCTGACCCACCCGCTACCCATCGAGGCCATGCGCGCCTTCGCCGCCAAGGTGGACCGTTGCGTAGTGATCGAAGAGGGGGATCCGTACCTCTACACCGCCGCTCGGGCAGCGGACATCCCGGTGGAGGGCAAGCCGGAGCGCTTCCGTTTCGGTGAGCTCAACGCCGACCGGGTCCGCCGCATCCTCGCCGGCGACGAGAGCCCGGAGCCCGAACCGGAGGAACCGGGCAAGCCGCCGCGGCTCTGTGCCGACTGCTCCCATAGACAGGTGTTCCAGACCCTGTCCCGGCACGAGTGCATCGTTGCCGGAGACATCGGCTGCTACACCCTCGGCGTCATGCCTCCCTTCGAGGCGATGGACACCTGCGTATGCATGGGCGCGAGCGTCGGCGTCGGGCTCGGCCTGCGCCATGCCCTCCCCGCCGACCAGGCACGACGGGTGGTGAGCGTCATCGGCGACAGCACCTTCGTGCATACCGGCCTCCCCGGGCTGGCCGAGATGGCCTATAACCCGCCGGCCACCGGCCACGTGCTGCTCATACTCGACAACGACACCACAGCCATGACCGGGCTCCAGGAGCACCCGGGCACAGGCCGACAGATCGACCACCACCCGGCCACCAGCAAGCTCAACTACGAGGCCGTCGCCCTGGCGATGGGCATCACCCGGGTGCACACGGTGGATCCGGTCGAGGCTCAGGACGAGTTCGAGCGACTGCTCACCGACGCCTTGGCCAGCGACGAGCTCACCCTGATCGTGGCCAGGCGCCCCTGCCCGC
Coding sequences:
- a CDS encoding FMN-binding protein translates to MSEAAQSQQVAPTPTSSLRLIGTLGVIALFAGLLVVSVVEWTRPIIAENHERALQQAVFDVIPGATQRRDFVLTDEGPVPKEDAQERGPIIHAGYTEDGALAGVALEASGRGYADVIRILYGYDPSCACIVGMSVLESQETPGLGDRIETDPDFLGSIEGLDASLNEDGTGLKHGIRTVDPGEREDPGDIDGITGATVSAEAIGDMLHRSADERLPQLQGHWSELERNE
- the rsxC gene encoding electron transport complex subunit RsxC, whose amino-acid sequence is MSVLSFLGGLTFPRGIEPPGRKDQTRKQPIRRLSFAPRMVLPLTQHFGRPARSLVTRGQEVSRGEPIAEADGWPSVPIHAPVTGTVEGVELMPTARGPKTEAILLRTAPGDSQVVRWSRERDLDALSRQELIEAIQDAGIVGQGGASFPTHLKLSVPEGYAIDTLVVNGCECEPFLSTDHRLMIEATESIIAGVRLAMRAVGAPEAVIGVEDNKPDAVAALQQAVAEEDAIRVVQLKSKYPQGSEKMLIKALLDREVPSGGLPYEIGAVVNNIGTMAQLGYLLPRGEGLIERVITVAGPGVERPGNYRVPVGTPLRYLLEEVGFEGDDPSRIILGGPMMGNTVAFLDVPVTKGISGVLVLPEGVGDETDRPPTQPCIRCGRCVEVCPVGLNPAELGRLAAKRQYEAMEERFHLNDCFECGCCSYVCPSNIPLVQYFRIAKSLNRERAS
- the rsxE gene encoding electron transport complex subunit RsxE, encoding MAAKREQEPITMDTFLSGIWRENPVFVMLLGMCPVLAVTNTTENALAMGLATTLVLVCSTGLVSILRDFIPKEVRIASYIVIIASFVTVVDYAIQAISLDIYNALGAFIQLIVANCMILGRAEAFASRKPLGKTLIDALGVGAGFTLALLCLGTVRELLGAGEILGIQVFADSFEPWVIMLLPPGGFFVLAGWLLLFAWIKERQNKRAAAGKEATADGR
- a CDS encoding 2-oxoacid:acceptor oxidoreductase family protein — translated: MLFKRTTSQDLMKYQGIRGAMDGNSAVIQCERESSDAAGAYPITPSTDMGEMWAEEVSKGHINVSGRSLIFIEPESEHAAAAMTAGLSMTGLRAINFSSAQGVAFMHESLYAAAGKRLPYILNMGCRAITKGALNVHAGHDDYHCVDDTGFFQVFAKNAQEAADLNIISHKIAELALNPGIVGQDGFLTTHLIESLRIPERELIQEYLGSADDIIDCPTPAQRMLYGEQRRRIPAIWDVDNPMLSGSVQNQDAYMQQVAAQRPYFYAHLPEIADACMEEFSQLTGRRYNRVSGYRMDDAEYVIVGQGSMVATAEAVADYLRDTRGIPVGVVNLTMFRPFPGADLAQLLKGRKGVAVLERTDQPLAEDLPLARETRAALTKCLENRIAGEGKPYPDYPSFGGGDMPRIYSGAYGLGSRDLQPEGLIAAVENMLGDGPQQTFFYLSVDFIRPNPATPTQEVHQQKVQEAYPGIEKMALRGSENPSLMPDEAITARLHSVGGWGAMTTGKNLAMTLFDLLDFHIKANPKYGSEKKGQPTTYYLAAAPEPIRVSSELKEVEVVLSPDPNVFDHSNPLAGLAKGGTFVIQSNLDSPAAVWESFPAEAQRYIVENDIHVYYLDAFKIARDEASDADLQFRMQGIAFQGAFFASSPLMQRRGLTRDSLFRAIEEQLEQKFGSKGRRVVEDNLRVVRRGFDELVEITDKTLSGAVAPASGEQRAMPEMPVMLKRLPKSEDARSDIHRFWEQTGSFYVAGQGSDNLADPFMAQSLIPASTAIYRDMTQVRFEYPAWDPAKCTACGDCYAVCPDTALPGLVNSIGEIFDTGVRRIEKTQPTRHLRRAVRDLEKRLRSALLEAGEEADFHAELDDSIQRLLADSTLDGGDKERLERELASLREQIGDFQFAVTKPFFSAQEKRSPGSGGLFSLAVNPYTCKGCMECVRICDEGALEAVTQTQDDVDRMRRNWDFWLDLPSTSKDYIRIDDLDEGIGALETLLLDKTNYESLNAGDGACLGCGEKTAVHLFTSTVSALMQPRVKEHVKKIDDLIARLEQHIRLKLAEGMDISDVHAVHEAIQAHSDRDLTLSRLSGTLDEGRGSQTVDPDWLKWATDVLARLKDLRWRYTEGPTGRGRTHMGVINATGCTSVWGSTYPYNPYPFPWTSHLFQDSPSMAVGIFEGHMSKMADGFKAIRMAELELAGKYDPAEHDAFFAQFNWENFTDEEYALCPPVVSLGGDGAMYDIGFQNLSRAMMSGKPVKVLVLDTQVYSNTGGQACTSGFISQVSDMAPYGKAWKGKNEIRKEISLIGMAHRTSYVAQGTIANVTHLLESFIEGLNTRRPAVFNVYAVCPPEHGVGDDVAFMQSRMAVDGRAYPLFRYNPDRGTTFRECSDLEGNPEVEQDWPTYTLNYLDEEGAEQSMELPMTFADFALTEGRFRKHFKQVPPEKWNDDMIPLVELLELDEEDREGLFPYIWAVDKQNRLVRVIVSEELVRSTEERRDFWHQLKGLLGLDREEVDEQAVAARTRQEMAQRISAALVSMASGEDSGQLAGALAAPESAVSSAGAQGQGADDGGAADAAPTAAHDPVWVESNECTACDDCIDIAPGVFEYDDNKQVVVKDPKGASFKDIVRAAEKCASFAIHPGTPFDPNEPGLDKLIKRAEKFN
- a CDS encoding RnfABCDGE type electron transport complex subunit B produces the protein MTQIALAGGVMASLGILLAAMLAVANRRLYVYEDPRIDEIEDLLPRANCGACGVAGCRPFAEALINGDTQPSRCTVNSPELNQQIADLLGVSVGDQERLIARLACAGGTHVAATRARYEGLKSCRAAALVAGGGKGCVWGCLGLGDCEDECGFDAIELNRYGLPIVDAEKCTGCGDCVEICPKDLFSLQPESHRLWINCRNQDPQDEAESHCEVVCTACGRCAADAPEGLIRMENNLAVIDYSKNDLASPVAIERCPTGAIVWLEDGEPRRGAGARKITRKEPLPRMEPLPRV
- a CDS encoding RnfABCDGE type electron transport complex subunit D, whose protein sequence is MRPRIEIKTSPHIKEPDTVERIMRSVVLALLPVCAFSVYQFGISVAALLVVTTVTAVLTEQLFNQLSGRASTIGDYSAVITGLLLALTLPPAFPLWMAAVSAFVAIALGKALFGGLGYNPFNPALLGRAFAAAAFPEASSTWTQAGLADRFTEFLPSTLALPFMTPDSVDAYTTATPLAEWKFEGQIATETWDLMLGTIAGSAGETSALLVLVCGLFLVLRGAVNWRVPVSVLGSAAATAGVFYALDPAAYPDPLFVLASGALMLGAFFMASDMSSSPVTPAGIWIYGILIGFLTVIIRFFGGLPEGVMYAILLGNAAVPLIERIAQPRMYGLRKRRGQ
- a CDS encoding thiamine pyrophosphate-dependent enzyme, whose product is MPDQFLTGNEAVAQAALDGAVSLGTGYPGTPSTEILERLDHLGGRAQWAPNEKVALEVGLGVAYGNARALVTMKHVGLNVAADALFSATYTGVAEGLVIAVADDPGMHSSQNEQDTRRYAEASGAPMLEPGDSQEAYDYTLKALELSARFQLPVILRLTTRICHSKGRVRTRTERAQVPAPRYERDIPGRVMIPGYARPAHVRLRERLANLARSEVSAELLVEEGEDTSLGIIADGVAAAHAREAAPGARLLKPGLTHPLPIEAMRAFAAKVDRCVVIEEGDPYLYTAARAADIPVEGKPERFRFGELNADRVRRILAGDESPEPEPEEPGKPPRLCADCSHRQVFQTLSRHECIVAGDIGCYTLGVMPPFEAMDTCVCMGASVGVGLGLRHALPADQARRVVSVIGDSTFVHTGLPGLAEMAYNPPATGHVLLILDNDTTAMTGLQEHPGTGRQIDHHPATSKLNYEAVALAMGITRVHTVDPVEAQDEFERLLTDALASDELTLIVARRPCPLASRRLAALQAEQESSS